In a single window of the Acuticoccus sediminis genome:
- a CDS encoding relaxase/mobilization nuclease domain-containing protein, protein MSRQVLELLARGRAAPAYVSAVDAVMGEDWGEIGLGRGGRAKMRHSIAAAHQEDIAPGGAPMPPCVPGHSAQAVVKMVRSGGARNVTGLKAQMTYLARQGGVELQRSERFMGIEIDEEEVANMVRAWAMPTDGEARADRTSHFIVSFPQGTDETAAERAGRAWAEELFGSGAYGGDSFDYYTAFHTDRDHPHIHVVVHRRG, encoded by the coding sequence CAGGTTCTCGAACTCCTGGCGAGAGGGCGCGCGGCGCCAGCCTACGTCTCGGCGGTCGATGCCGTCATGGGTGAGGACTGGGGCGAGATCGGTCTCGGACGCGGTGGCCGTGCGAAGATGCGTCACTCCATCGCCGCGGCGCATCAGGAGGATATCGCTCCTGGCGGAGCGCCGATGCCGCCTTGCGTTCCAGGGCACAGCGCTCAGGCCGTGGTGAAGATGGTCCGCTCCGGCGGCGCACGGAACGTCACCGGGTTGAAGGCACAGATGACCTACCTGGCGCGGCAGGGCGGCGTCGAGCTGCAGCGCTCCGAACGCTTCATGGGCATCGAGATCGACGAGGAAGAGGTCGCGAACATGGTCCGGGCCTGGGCCATGCCGACCGACGGCGAGGCCCGCGCGGACCGCACCTCGCACTTCATCGTCAGCTTCCCGCAGGGGACCGACGAGACGGCGGCCGAGCGCGCCGGGCGTGCGTGGGCCGAGGAGTTGTTCGGCTCCGGCGCCTATGGCGGTGACAGCTTCGACTACTACACGGCTTTCCATACCGACCGCGACCACCCGCATATCCACGTCGTCGTGCATCGGCGCGG